A genome region from Marinifilum sp. JC120 includes the following:
- a CDS encoding DUF4198 domain-containing protein, producing the protein MKLLNILFSVFLLVQPTSAFAHTLWVNCFESQAHAPGHAIVSLGWGHALPLDDILNSPNGRVNVTAFNLTDPTGKKVELYNPTLKESKPFVSNANYSVFPGDIGVQRISFEKESAPGVYQLGAKSRPAFYTKYIDTKGRQRMKLKPKDELKDIKKVLMSVKYEAFAKSFFTVGNWKTPAPIGHGLEIIPKTDLSNIRVGDMVEVEVLYHGTPLNNSPKSPEFITASSSTFGQDDGFALFSAIQKGKAQFRVQSLGQWRVVVKHKENITKDGPLKELMGKAEQAYNAATMTFSVK; encoded by the coding sequence ATGAAATTATTAAATATCCTATTCAGTGTATTCCTGTTAGTACAACCGACCAGTGCCTTTGCGCACACACTCTGGGTCAACTGCTTCGAATCACAAGCCCATGCTCCGGGACACGCTATAGTGTCTCTGGGTTGGGGGCACGCCTTACCCCTTGATGATATACTCAATTCACCCAATGGCCGTGTCAACGTGACGGCTTTCAACCTTACCGATCCAACAGGTAAAAAGGTTGAGTTGTACAATCCGACATTAAAGGAAAGTAAGCCTTTTGTTTCTAACGCTAACTATTCAGTCTTCCCCGGCGATATAGGGGTGCAGAGGATTTCCTTTGAAAAAGAATCCGCACCCGGTGTGTATCAGCTTGGCGCGAAATCCCGCCCGGCCTTCTACACGAAATATATCGACACAAAGGGCAGGCAGCGGATGAAGCTAAAGCCAAAGGACGAGCTCAAGGACATAAAAAAGGTGCTGATGTCGGTCAAATATGAGGCCTTCGCAAAGTCCTTTTTCACTGTCGGCAATTGGAAAACACCCGCACCGATCGGACATGGACTGGAAATCATACCGAAGACCGATCTCAGTAATATCCGGGTAGGCGACATGGTGGAAGTTGAAGTACTCTATCACGGTACCCCTTTAAATAATTCCCCCAAAAGTCCCGAGTTCATCACTGCTTCCAGCAGCACCTTCGGTCAGGACGATGGTTTTGCTCTGTTTTCAGCGATTCAGAAAGGTAAAGCGCAATTCCGGGTTCAAAGCCTGGGTCAATGGCGCGTTGTTGTGAAACACAAGGAAAACATCACAAAAGACGGTCCGCTCAAGGAGCTCATGGGTAAAGCCGAACAGGCCTACAATGCGGCGACCATGACTTTTTCCGTTAAATGA
- a CDS encoding biopolymer transporter ExbD → MVNIRQRRKLRSGTSEINMTPLIDMVFILLIFFIVTTSFVREAGVEVERPSAQSAETKAKASVILGLTAQGRVFVEGRSLDIRSVRAYMEKFLAETPEGSAVVVADKSSHTGTLVQVLDQCRLAGVKNVSVAARKPQ, encoded by the coding sequence ATGGTAAATATACGCCAAAGAAGAAAATTACGTAGCGGCACATCTGAAATAAACATGACGCCGCTGATTGATATGGTCTTTATTCTTTTAATCTTTTTCATCGTAACCACCAGCTTTGTCCGCGAGGCCGGAGTGGAGGTGGAACGCCCCTCCGCCCAGTCCGCCGAGACTAAGGCAAAAGCGAGCGTGATTCTCGGGCTGACCGCTCAAGGGAGGGTCTTTGTTGAAGGCCGATCACTGGATATCCGCTCTGTGCGGGCCTACATGGAAAAGTTTCTCGCAGAAACACCCGAAGGTTCCGCCGTTGTTGTTGCAGATAAGTCCAGCCATACCGGAACACTGGTTCAGGTGCTGGATCAATGCCGTCTGGCCGGGGTGAAAAACGTCAGCGTTGCTGCGAGGAAACCGCAATGA
- a CDS encoding MotA/TolQ/ExbB proton channel family protein, with amino-acid sequence MLHNLLEKWFFHIQNGGEIIIPIFLLSIIMWTLIFIKISFFLRVKKSENTAKYVGWQREIHSQYQQQRSSNAELNKKTLDSIQSAQQAKSMRYIRTIMVLAALAPLLGLLGTVTGMISTFDVIAISGTGNARALASGISEALITTQSGLIAAVPGMLFGSILYSRANKLSKRIEIFCIGLQHGTTSEE; translated from the coding sequence ATGCTGCATAATCTTCTGGAAAAATGGTTCTTCCACATTCAAAACGGCGGGGAAATTATTATCCCGATTTTCCTGCTGTCTATTATCATGTGGACATTGATTTTCATTAAAATCAGTTTTTTCCTGCGGGTAAAAAAGAGTGAAAACACAGCCAAATACGTTGGATGGCAACGGGAGATTCATAGCCAATACCAGCAACAGCGCAGCAGCAATGCGGAACTGAACAAGAAAACTCTGGATTCAATCCAATCTGCCCAGCAGGCCAAATCCATGCGGTATATACGCACCATCATGGTTCTTGCGGCCCTCGCTCCGCTGCTGGGGCTGCTTGGCACTGTTACAGGCATGATCTCGACATTTGATGTCATCGCCATCTCCGGTACCGGTAATGCCAGAGCACTTGCTTCCGGAATTTCCGAGGCCTTGATCACCACCCAGAGCGGGCTGATTGCAGCCGTACCCGGAATGCTTTTCGGGTCAATTCTTTACAGCAGAGCCAACAAGCTCAGCAAACGGATTGAAATTTTCTGCATCGGACTGCAACACGGAACAACTTCAGAGGAATAG
- a CDS encoding DUF3450 domain-containing protein, with protein sequence MLKSITLGALLMIALAANDSGATSQPTYEKAVKALKTEAAASEKYQKWDDIKRDLAAEITNMKMLDDWMSFQTAKYQRYVKRQQRTIAELKRRKAEAQKIRMELEPFLETIVDKLEEQIKADLPFLNKERTQRIAFLRDSLDDYHLELSEKLRRVFEALQVETEYGRNVETISEQIDLNGIPTTVSVFRLGRTALYYQTEDGRSSGYWDRHGRTWVPVKTEFSRDIQKAKDMASRKRAVELISLPIAQPADKI encoded by the coding sequence ATGCTTAAATCAATAACGCTTGGGGCTCTTCTGATGATCGCGCTGGCTGCTAACGACTCCGGCGCGACATCACAGCCCACTTATGAAAAAGCAGTAAAAGCGCTGAAAACAGAAGCTGCTGCATCTGAAAAATATCAAAAATGGGATGACATCAAGAGAGACCTTGCCGCTGAAATCACCAACATGAAGATGCTTGATGATTGGATGAGTTTCCAGACCGCAAAGTATCAACGCTATGTAAAAAGGCAGCAGAGAACCATTGCGGAATTGAAACGCCGCAAAGCTGAAGCGCAAAAGATTCGCATGGAACTTGAGCCATTTTTAGAAACAATTGTCGATAAACTGGAAGAGCAGATCAAAGCTGATCTTCCTTTTCTTAATAAAGAAAGGACACAACGTATCGCTTTTCTGCGGGACTCCCTTGATGATTACCATTTGGAGCTCAGCGAAAAACTGCGCCGGGTCTTTGAAGCCTTGCAGGTTGAGACAGAATATGGACGTAATGTGGAAACCATTTCAGAGCAAATTGATCTGAACGGAATTCCGACTACGGTTTCCGTTTTTCGGCTTGGAAGGACGGCACTCTATTACCAGACCGAGGACGGTAGATCTTCCGGCTACTGGGATCGCCACGGCAGAACATGGGTGCCTGTGAAGACCGAATTTTCCAGAGACATCCAGAAAGCAAAAGATATGGCCTCGCGTAAGCGGGCAGTGGAACTTATCTCACTGCCTATTGCTCAGCCGGCCGACAAAATATGA
- a CDS encoding energy transducer TonB: protein MPSGRGEKRQRCCEETAMSPRTAGEYSLCMLLALFMAGGVSLAMVCLTEIERPVASPLIEGAIRLAAPEPDQVIEEKRKKPQDEPPPPKDLDLKFTANPTPKQQAPVMQMRIPAFDADIHPSLTGGISIPTASLGGMGFNINEVDDVPQVLRSIPPEYPFAARRSRTEGEVLIRLLVRKDGKPDNLSVHSSSPVGIFDSAALSAARRWRFKPGRYAGNDVDTWVLIPFNFEMTQ from the coding sequence ATGCCGTCTGGCCGGGGTGAAAAACGTCAGCGTTGCTGCGAGGAAACCGCAATGAGCCCCCGCACTGCCGGTGAATATTCTCTTTGTATGCTTCTCGCTCTATTCATGGCTGGAGGGGTAAGTTTGGCCATGGTCTGTCTAACTGAGATTGAGAGACCTGTAGCATCTCCGCTCATTGAGGGAGCCATCCGTCTGGCTGCCCCTGAACCGGATCAGGTCATTGAAGAGAAAAGGAAAAAACCACAGGATGAGCCGCCCCCCCCGAAAGATTTGGATTTGAAATTTACCGCAAATCCCACCCCTAAGCAGCAGGCTCCGGTCATGCAGATGAGGATTCCCGCATTTGATGCGGACATTCATCCGTCCCTCACCGGTGGCATCTCCATCCCGACAGCCTCTCTGGGCGGCATGGGCTTCAATATTAACGAAGTTGATGATGTTCCACAGGTGTTGCGCAGTATCCCTCCTGAGTATCCATTCGCTGCAAGGCGTTCAAGAACCGAAGGGGAAGTTTTGATTAGGCTGCTGGTTAGAAAGGACGGCAAGCCGGACAATCTTTCGGTACATTCCTCCTCGCCGGTGGGAATTTTTGATTCTGCCGCCTTAAGTGCAGCCAGAAGATGGCGTTTCAAGCCCGGACGTTATGCCGGGAATGACGTGGACACATGGGTCCTGATTCCATTTAACTTCGAGATGACACAATGA
- a CDS encoding flagellar motor protein MotA, translated as MKKTIFALFAVLILATSVQAVNTNTVSRVVAGNLSTVKQEARQTELTIAEQQKEIQQESATLKKSIAGKKKEFQTLKAQYEALLAEEKKLKDELAEQAHELKTIDGAIRTSAKQAGDYFNESLTTPDHPERLPVLEAILKPNIFPGMESIKQLLNLYLDEMYTGGEIVHKNSEFIAKDGQARNGETIRIGTFTTVFRTPDGELGFLRPDSGGGGLTAVAGKPGWMLSRTINDFFDGKSNLFPVDISNGAALQRLAQTQKSFTEWLAAGGILVWPILLVGLIAALIIIERFISLSRIRANSGKNMGRIIELVSGGKWSECREFCLQKSSFPTCRVINHTLKYAGTSKEILENAFQEGLLKELPLLERFLPTLNVLAAVAPLLGLLGTVTGMINTFQIITIYGTGDPRMMSGGISEALVTTQLGLAVAVPIMLLHHILDRRVDKIVGDMEEKGASIAVALMKKEPATEKGTVYGDAA; from the coding sequence ATGAAAAAAACTATCTTTGCACTGTTTGCCGTCCTGATTCTGGCCACTTCGGTTCAGGCTGTAAATACAAATACCGTGTCCCGGGTTGTTGCGGGCAATTTGAGCACGGTGAAACAGGAAGCCAGACAGACTGAGCTAACCATCGCTGAACAACAAAAAGAAATACAACAAGAATCTGCCACGCTGAAAAAATCCATTGCCGGAAAGAAGAAAGAATTTCAGACACTGAAAGCACAATATGAAGCTCTGCTGGCTGAAGAAAAGAAATTGAAGGATGAGTTGGCGGAGCAGGCTCATGAACTGAAAACCATTGATGGCGCAATCCGTACTTCTGCCAAACAGGCCGGTGATTATTTCAACGAAAGTCTGACCACCCCGGATCACCCTGAACGTCTGCCTGTGCTTGAGGCTATCCTTAAGCCGAACATATTTCCGGGAATGGAGAGTATCAAGCAACTCTTGAATCTCTATCTCGATGAAATGTATACAGGCGGGGAAATCGTCCATAAGAATTCGGAATTCATCGCAAAAGACGGACAGGCCAGAAACGGAGAAACCATCCGCATCGGTACATTTACCACTGTTTTCAGAACCCCTGACGGTGAACTTGGCTTTCTGCGCCCTGATTCCGGGGGGGGCGGACTGACCGCTGTTGCTGGAAAACCGGGCTGGATGCTCTCTCGCACCATTAATGATTTTTTTGATGGTAAGAGTAATCTTTTTCCTGTGGATATCTCCAACGGAGCCGCCCTGCAACGCCTTGCCCAGACTCAGAAAAGTTTTACGGAATGGCTGGCCGCAGGGGGGATACTGGTCTGGCCTATTCTCCTTGTGGGATTGATTGCCGCGCTGATCATTATTGAACGCTTCATTTCATTGAGTCGTATCCGGGCCAATTCCGGCAAAAACATGGGCCGGATTATAGAACTTGTTTCCGGTGGGAAATGGTCGGAATGCCGGGAATTCTGCCTACAGAAATCTAGTTTTCCTACCTGTCGAGTTATCAACCACACATTGAAATATGCAGGAACGAGCAAGGAAATTCTCGAAAACGCGTTTCAGGAAGGGCTGCTCAAAGAGCTTCCTCTGCTTGAACGGTTTCTGCCGACTCTGAATGTTCTGGCCGCAGTGGCCCCGCTGTTAGGTCTGCTTGGAACGGTTACAGGTATGATCAACACTTTTCAGATTATCACCATATACGGAACCGGTGATCCGCGGATGATGTCCGGCGGTATATCTGAAGCTTTGGTCACAACCCAGTTGGGACTGGCTGTAGCTGTGCCGATCATGCTCCTGCATCACATTCTTGACCGCAGGGTGGATAAAATTGTGGGCGACATGGAAGAAAAAGGTGCCAGTATAGCTGTGGCTCTGATGAAAAAAGAACCCGCGACGGAAAAGGGTACGGTGTACGGAGATGCTGCATAA
- a CDS encoding SulP family inorganic anion transporter, translated as MNSNHSIVPPSKGSVRADIFSGLTVALALVPEAVAFSFVAGVPPMVGLYGAFLMCLITSVIGGRPGMISGATGAMAVVMVSLVMEGNALGGPDSHAGLQYLFVTLLLVGIFQLLAGFFRLGKFIRMVPRSVMMGFVNGLAIVIFLSQLNMFKSEGTWMQGQPLWIMAGLVALTMVILTVVPKLYSKAPGALIAIISVSILVAAMQIDTQTVLSFIQSNGGTGIKGGLPSFAVPQVPLTWDTLIFITPYALILAAIGLIESLMTLSLVDELTETRGSGNRECLAQGIANFINGLFGGMGGCAMIGQSIINISSGGRGRLSGIVAAGALLFFIMFTSQYIEQVPIAALVGVMFIVVIKTFAWSTFNIINKVPKWDVIVIVLVTVLTVKYDLAIAVICGVIISALIFAWENALRIRARKIVDEQGIKHYQIYGPLFFASTTLFLSKFDVQGDPDKVIIDFKESRIMDQSAIETVNKIASTYERAGKKVYLVHLSQDCVSLIKRAEKICVVNILEDPSYFVGIDNYHQYIENLEFEAL; from the coding sequence GTGAATTCGAACCACTCAATAGTTCCCCCCTCCAAGGGCAGTGTCAGAGCTGATATCTTTTCCGGACTTACCGTAGCCTTGGCTCTTGTCCCTGAAGCAGTAGCCTTTTCTTTTGTCGCAGGCGTTCCGCCCATGGTCGGCCTGTACGGCGCGTTTCTCATGTGCCTTATCACTTCAGTTATAGGCGGCAGACCCGGTATGATCTCCGGTGCAACCGGGGCTATGGCTGTTGTAATGGTAAGCCTCGTCATGGAAGGTAATGCACTGGGCGGCCCCGATTCCCATGCAGGTCTCCAATATCTCTTTGTCACACTGTTATTAGTCGGTATTTTTCAGCTACTGGCCGGTTTCTTCCGCCTTGGGAAATTCATCCGCATGGTCCCCAGATCGGTCATGATGGGATTCGTCAACGGTCTGGCCATTGTTATTTTTCTTTCCCAGCTGAACATGTTCAAATCAGAAGGAACATGGATGCAGGGCCAACCGCTCTGGATCATGGCCGGACTAGTTGCCTTAACCATGGTGATACTCACCGTCGTTCCCAAACTTTACAGCAAGGCACCGGGCGCACTCATCGCAATCATTTCAGTTTCCATCCTTGTCGCCGCCATGCAGATTGATACACAAACCGTGCTTTCATTCATCCAGTCTAACGGCGGAACAGGCATTAAAGGCGGACTGCCTTCCTTTGCCGTTCCCCAAGTGCCGCTGACATGGGATACACTGATCTTCATCACACCGTACGCTTTGATTCTGGCTGCCATCGGCCTGATCGAATCCCTGATGACCTTATCATTAGTTGATGAATTGACCGAAACCCGCGGAAGCGGAAACCGCGAATGCCTCGCCCAGGGAATAGCCAACTTTATTAACGGCTTGTTCGGAGGCATGGGCGGCTGTGCCATGATCGGCCAGAGTATCATCAACATTTCCTCCGGCGGACGAGGAAGGCTTTCCGGAATAGTTGCGGCTGGCGCACTGCTCTTTTTTATCATGTTCACTTCGCAATACATTGAACAGGTGCCCATTGCCGCTCTGGTCGGGGTCATGTTCATCGTGGTCATCAAGACATTTGCATGGAGCACCTTCAACATTATAAATAAGGTTCCCAAATGGGACGTCATTGTGATTGTGCTGGTGACAGTGCTGACCGTAAAATATGATCTCGCCATCGCGGTTATCTGCGGCGTGATCATCTCTGCATTGATCTTCGCATGGGAAAACGCCCTGAGAATCCGCGCCCGCAAAATAGTCGATGAGCAGGGAATCAAGCACTACCAAATTTACGGCCCGTTATTCTTTGCCTCCACAACTCTCTTCCTGAGCAAATTTGATGTGCAGGGTGACCCGGACAAAGTGATCATTGATTTCAAGGAGTCCAGAATCATGGACCAGTCCGCAATCGAAACGGTCAACAAGATCGCCTCCACGTACGAACGGGCCGGAAAAAAGGTTTATCTGGTCCACCTCAGTCAGGATTGCGTCAGCCTGATCAAACGTGCTGAAAAGATCTGTGTGGTCAACATTCTGGAAGATCCAAGCTATTTTGTCGGCATAGACAACTACCACCAATATATTGAAAATCTGGAATTTGAAGCTTTGTAG
- a CDS encoding tetratricopeptide repeat protein — MMHSTRIIPLAGFLCACLILLCATLAGADNFPPQARHALIKAQSDLKEENIQGAESTLSEYIRTTKEKVPAEVFIMLGAARHDSGNKKGALTAFLEGYKLYPGNKSLCHNSAVLLYEQSKYEQAARMFEKTYGLAKPKNPQMLYHAGAAYYEGEKYKQSARILSRLLAETKNPQKDWIKLAVHSYLQAGQQKKALSYLRALLKKYPENPEYWKMLAKVEMDRKRYIAAAAALEMGYTFTSPTKQEYKQLAQLYKYINAPLKAADILNKLYGKNPKNKQIQELVSLYSCAGKSQEALKLVDQVLKKNTQQEYSLQLLMTKGKLLYQLREFNAARRTFSLCLKQKTNAAEARLYRGLCFWELKQWHLSRKDFQKLTHIKQYKVRAKRALAALDDLQEAKTEASEG, encoded by the coding sequence ATGATGCACTCAACCCGTATCATCCCTCTAGCGGGATTTCTCTGCGCCTGCTTGATTCTGCTTTGCGCGACTCTTGCCGGAGCGGATAACTTTCCGCCGCAGGCCAGACACGCTTTGATTAAGGCCCAGTCAGATTTGAAAGAAGAGAATATTCAAGGGGCTGAGAGTACCCTCAGTGAATATATCCGGACTACAAAAGAAAAAGTCCCGGCTGAAGTATTCATTATGCTGGGGGCTGCCAGACACGATTCTGGAAACAAAAAAGGTGCCTTAACCGCTTTTCTTGAGGGCTATAAACTATATCCCGGCAACAAATCGCTCTGCCATAACAGCGCGGTGCTTCTTTATGAACAGAGTAAATACGAGCAGGCGGCACGGATGTTTGAAAAAACATACGGACTGGCAAAGCCCAAGAATCCGCAAATGCTCTATCATGCCGGAGCTGCATATTATGAAGGGGAAAAGTATAAACAATCCGCTAGAATTCTGTCCCGGCTTTTAGCTGAAACAAAGAATCCCCAAAAAGACTGGATCAAGCTGGCTGTCCATTCCTATTTGCAGGCAGGGCAGCAGAAAAAGGCCCTCAGCTATCTGAGAGCTTTGCTGAAAAAATATCCGGAAAACCCAGAATACTGGAAGATGCTGGCAAAAGTGGAAATGGACCGTAAAAGATATATTGCTGCTGCTGCCGCTCTGGAAATGGGCTACACATTCACCTCTCCCACAAAGCAGGAATACAAACAACTTGCACAATTATATAAGTACATTAACGCTCCGCTCAAGGCTGCGGACATTCTGAATAAATTGTACGGGAAGAATCCAAAAAACAAACAGATTCAAGAGCTTGTTTCGTTATACAGCTGCGCCGGAAAATCGCAGGAAGCTTTAAAGTTAGTTGATCAGGTCCTGAAAAAAAATACGCAGCAGGAATATTCTCTGCAATTGTTAATGACAAAGGGCAAACTACTTTATCAGTTACGCGAATTCAACGCCGCAAGAAGAACCTTTTCACTTTGTCTGAAACAAAAGACGAATGCAGCTGAAGCACGCTTATACAGAGGACTTTGCTTTTGGGAACTGAAACAATGGCATCTTTCCAGAAAAGATTTTCAGAAACTGACCCACATAAAACAATACAAAGTCAGAGCCAAAAGGGCACTGGCTGCACTGGACGATCTCCAAGAGGCCAAAACGGAAGCATCAGAAGGATGA
- a CDS encoding TonB-dependent receptor, with amino-acid sequence MQHNEYIKLPGRLKGGLPFVIMALLLLSSPAIAQDQHKNATADKGQQDMLLAPVTVTANKQKEEVQKIPVAVTVFNEMSIEDKKLDSLSDLSDYVPNLMLFSDGPPGVNTPSMRGIHADAESQSVSTGLFVDGIPVSSTLGYSNGLLDIERVEVLRGPQGTLYGKNTEVGAINIITRLPGNEYRGKITTDVGLNSKSAAFNLSGPIMQDQLFFGFAGELSQNDGFIEHTASGNPVDEEKYLYGKGQLRWLPNEDLELRLIASHTQYDNGAFRMGPNPDWWSEMLQSIPGDREVSSDHEGKGKSSESSQALKISYDINDYLSLTSTTTHRYFNDNRNVDIDMTSADLLWRDFDNDYRTITEELRLNYANEGWKWLTGLYVDRDTIDIRETASGGPRTQDVEKHSYAAFGQLTVPVTSKLSAIGGLRYEVQKTDFKDKVTSEDMDGSWDNFAPKLSLEYQFQPKLMGYASVAKGFRSGGINYNYVDADKAKYDSEELWSYEIGAKSKWLDDRLLLNGAAYYMDIQNMQVYEGYPPMRLDISNSAKGIGYGLELEAQALITKALSVDASFGYSNVEFDDFTEDGVSYDGKKSPFAPEYTFNIGAQYRMENGFFSRMDVVGYGKMYLDKANRYSRDAYQLVNGKIGYEGENLDAYLYCKNIFDTRYDTTGYYGGMYTLYSDPREVGLNLSLRF; translated from the coding sequence ATGCAACACAACGAGTATATAAAGTTGCCCGGAAGACTGAAGGGGGGCCTTCCTTTCGTGATCATGGCCCTGCTGCTGCTCTCGTCTCCGGCAATCGCACAGGATCAGCACAAAAATGCCACGGCAGACAAGGGCCAGCAGGATATGCTGCTTGCCCCGGTTACGGTCACCGCCAATAAGCAGAAAGAAGAGGTCCAAAAGATCCCCGTGGCCGTGACTGTGTTCAATGAGATGAGCATTGAGGACAAGAAATTGGACAGCCTTAGCGACCTCAGTGATTACGTGCCGAACCTGATGCTTTTCAGCGATGGCCCTCCGGGCGTCAATACTCCGAGTATGCGAGGAATTCATGCTGACGCCGAAAGCCAGTCAGTTTCTACGGGTCTTTTTGTTGATGGAATTCCGGTATCATCAACTCTTGGGTATTCCAATGGACTTTTGGATATCGAACGGGTCGAAGTTTTGCGTGGGCCTCAAGGAACGCTATACGGCAAAAATACCGAAGTTGGTGCCATCAATATCATTACACGTCTCCCGGGTAATGAATATCGCGGCAAAATCACGACGGATGTCGGTCTCAACAGTAAATCAGCCGCATTCAATTTAAGTGGTCCCATTATGCAGGATCAACTGTTTTTCGGTTTTGCAGGCGAGCTTTCTCAGAATGACGGATTTATCGAGCATACTGCGTCGGGCAATCCGGTGGACGAAGAGAAGTACCTGTACGGAAAGGGACAATTACGTTGGTTACCTAATGAAGATCTGGAGCTACGACTGATTGCTTCCCATACCCAGTACGACAACGGTGCTTTCAGGATGGGCCCTAACCCCGATTGGTGGAGCGAAATGCTTCAATCCATTCCCGGAGACCGCGAGGTTTCTTCTGACCACGAGGGTAAAGGTAAATCCTCGGAATCCAGTCAGGCTTTGAAAATATCTTACGACATCAATGATTATCTGTCTCTCACATCCACCACTACTCACAGATATTTCAACGATAACAGAAACGTAGATATCGACATGACTTCCGCCGACCTGCTTTGGAGAGATTTCGATAACGACTACCGGACCATTACTGAAGAATTACGGTTGAATTATGCCAACGAAGGATGGAAATGGCTCACCGGACTCTATGTTGACAGGGATACCATTGACATCCGGGAAACAGCAAGTGGCGGCCCACGCACTCAGGATGTTGAAAAACACTCATATGCTGCTTTCGGGCAACTTACTGTGCCTGTCACTTCAAAGTTAAGTGCTATTGGTGGATTGCGTTACGAGGTCCAAAAAACCGACTTTAAAGATAAAGTCACCAGCGAAGATATGGATGGCTCCTGGGATAACTTCGCCCCTAAGCTTTCTTTGGAGTACCAGTTCCAGCCCAAGCTTATGGGATATGCTTCTGTTGCCAAAGGCTTCCGTTCCGGGGGGATCAATTACAACTATGTTGATGCTGACAAAGCCAAATATGATTCCGAGGAACTGTGGTCCTATGAAATAGGAGCCAAATCCAAGTGGCTGGATGACAGACTTCTGCTGAACGGTGCCGCCTACTACATGGATATCCAGAACATGCAGGTTTATGAAGGCTACCCGCCCATGCGTCTCGACATATCCAACTCGGCAAAGGGTATCGGCTACGGATTGGAACTAGAAGCGCAGGCCCTTATTACCAAGGCTTTGAGCGTGGATGCCAGTTTCGGTTACTCTAATGTTGAATTCGATGATTTCACGGAAGACGGCGTGAGTTATGATGGCAAGAAAAGTCCCTTTGCACCGGAGTACACCTTCAATATCGGAGCACAATACCGCATGGAAAACGGTTTTTTCTCCAGAATGGATGTTGTCGGTTACGGAAAAATGTATCTGGACAAGGCTAACCGGTACTCTAGGGACGCTTACCAGCTCGTGAACGGCAAGATCGGATATGAGGGCGAGAATCTGGATGCATACCTTTATTGCAAAAACATCTTTGACACCAGATACGACACCACAGGTTATTACGGTGGGATGTATACTCTTTACAGCGATCCGCGTGAAGTCGGCCTGAACCTGTCACTACGCTTCTAA
- a CDS encoding AraC family transcriptional regulator — translation MDWVFVMNLIQFEKSPEAKNKSTMHNVDEDFIQFTPLHSGITLVTMDCMLENPVSISFIPPPETIGIGFSLSGSMNSSPEGWGSNISFDSGLSHFSYFPSADELDETFSEGRLRRVCLMMPMDLLQKYMAHYTKNLSPSLEIRHTEPTHLTSPITPGMRAVISQIFECPHQGISHDFFIESKVMELLAYKFKQLGLHTRKDRISLSSKDVDGVVHAASLLTENLDTPKGLDQIARAVGMCRSKLHETFREMYGMTPFEYQRDYRLDIAKQHLLDSSMNITEIAFAVGYSSSGHFTKAFKKRYGELPGKYRRQ, via the coding sequence ATGGATTGGGTATTTGTAATGAATTTGATTCAATTTGAGAAATCTCCCGAAGCAAAGAATAAAAGCACCATGCACAATGTGGACGAGGATTTTATCCAGTTTACGCCGCTGCATTCCGGCATTACTCTGGTTACGATGGATTGCATGCTGGAAAATCCGGTATCCATAAGTTTCATCCCTCCACCCGAAACCATCGGCATCGGATTCAGCCTGTCGGGAAGTATGAACTCAAGCCCTGAAGGATGGGGTTCGAATATTTCCTTTGATTCGGGGCTGAGCCATTTCAGCTATTTTCCTTCTGCAGACGAACTTGATGAAACATTTTCAGAAGGCAGGCTTCGTAGGGTCTGCCTCATGATGCCTATGGATTTATTGCAGAAATACATGGCACATTACACAAAAAATCTATCCCCAAGTCTGGAAATACGACACACTGAGCCAACACACCTGACTTCGCCGATCACCCCCGGAATGAGGGCTGTAATCTCCCAGATTTTCGAATGCCCACATCAAGGGATAAGCCATGACTTTTTTATTGAAAGCAAAGTGATGGAATTGCTTGCCTACAAATTTAAGCAGTTGGGGTTGCACACCCGTAAGGACCGCATTTCGCTTTCCTCTAAGGATGTTGATGGGGTTGTCCATGCGGCAAGTCTCTTAACTGAAAATCTGGATACTCCTAAAGGTCTTGATCAAATTGCCCGCGCAGTGGGTATGTGCCGCTCGAAATTACATGAAACATTTCGAGAAATGTATGGCATGACCCCTTTTGAGTACCAACGTGATTACCGCCTCGATATTGCAAAGCAACACCTACTTGATAGCTCCATGAACATTACGGAAATCGCTTTTGCCGTGGGCTATTCCAGTTCCGGTCATTTCACCAAGGCATTTAAGAAACGTTATGGAGAGCTTCCGGGAAAATACCGTAGGCAATAA